The Neobacillus sp. OS1-2 genome includes a window with the following:
- a CDS encoding chemotaxis protein CheW, with protein sequence MNRKIVAFKLNGEEYGLDIQYVQSIEQLLPITRVPNAPIYVKGVINLRGNVIPVLDLSSKLTLNQATYTKFTRLIITKVEEIEVGLIVDQISDVIDIAEEAIESESSSAIHSEFFEGIAISDGRIIILLNVEELLKTEEVI encoded by the coding sequence ATGAATAGAAAAATTGTCGCCTTTAAACTGAACGGGGAAGAGTATGGATTGGACATTCAGTATGTACAGTCGATTGAACAGCTCCTTCCGATCACACGGGTTCCTAATGCCCCAATCTATGTAAAAGGTGTGATAAATCTTCGTGGAAATGTCATTCCTGTGCTGGATCTAAGCAGCAAACTTACTCTTAATCAAGCAACCTATACAAAATTTACACGATTGATTATCACGAAAGTGGAGGAAATTGAGGTAGGATTGATTGTGGACCAAATTAGCGATGTGATTGATATTGCAGAAGAGGCAATCGAATCTGAATCCTCCAGTGCCATACATTCCGAATTTTTCGAAGGTATTGCCATTTCTGATGGCAGGATCATCATCTTATTAAATGTAGAAGAGCTATTGAAAACAGAAGAGGTAATCTAG
- a CDS encoding chemotaxis protein CheW — MEQFMVQDCKVLIFKVGLEEYGVHINQVVSIERMQEINTYPNRPAHVLGVTTVRDVIIPVVDMRSALTDQSHISTDTARIIIVKVSGDQEIGVVVDAATDVTDLAPETIQQPSLMGETDISYLKGVSKLDDRLIILLDMETLLENTTNLDELKEIIKAL; from the coding sequence ATGGAGCAATTTATGGTTCAGGATTGTAAAGTACTGATATTTAAAGTAGGTCTTGAGGAGTACGGAGTTCATATTAATCAGGTTGTTTCCATTGAGCGAATGCAGGAAATCAATACGTATCCTAATCGTCCGGCGCATGTCTTGGGGGTTACGACAGTCAGGGATGTGATCATTCCAGTGGTGGATATGCGCTCTGCGTTAACAGACCAATCACATATTTCAACGGATACAGCGCGAATCATCATTGTGAAGGTCTCTGGTGATCAAGAGATTGGGGTTGTGGTTGACGCAGCCACAGATGTAACGGATCTAGCACCGGAAACCATTCAACAGCCAAGCCTTATGGGAGAGACGGATATTTCTTATCTGAAAGGTGTATCCAAATTAGATGACCGTTTGATTATTTTACTGGATATGGAAACATTGCTGGAAAATACTACGAACTTAGATGAACTGAAAGAAATAATCAAAGCGTTATAG
- a CDS encoding methyl-accepting chemotaxis protein, with protein MFKKLSNNVSMNVKQWVSHIIVIVFFASLSIVAYNSINHLKEDIQNIGKTQLPKTELIGNMREEVTGIHRYVNQHAFLRDTAEKSATENYIREKTLKVRKDIKEMEKMPLPSDNKKLLNDFSKSFEQYVAIIPSLIEESKNNDYDALHDKLDDLKVRGDNATAALNTFANNSREHTNTAVKDAENNSAAYIKEILMVSIIAGLFSIMVSFFMTKLIARSVKEVENNVDRTMTSISEIKKSIDESAASSQDLDTRMKKTNDSVSELVSSIQQVAGNTNMTSSSVDEISAAIEEMSVSVNLVAGNANLLSVSAEETSSAIQEMMASIEQVAGSAGTVGASVEQISAAIEEMSKSIKGVYESAENINGTADQTSKAVTDIVTSIRKVAESVQTVNELSSSVKNDAVEGTSSLNETLNGMKEISYVINHASGVIESLGKSSEEIGSIIKVIDDIAEQTNLLALNAAIEAARAGEHGKGFAVVADEVRKLAERSAKATKEIAIRIKGIQQETAVAVTSIQDGSDKVRVGNELAEKTNQAIQKIYQGIIEVTEEMNQIANETDEQTKNSEYFERAVEFTMKRTTEMAYSTKEQSITAEEIVKGIFEIQEQVQQIIIATGEEADGARAIVTAVENVTNQSNSVTNATKEQALTSEEIVRNINSIKEMVDQMTVATANQAKYGEEIASEVEHVIEQSAELSSGMEMQAKEVKEVVTAISNVKEEVEKLS; from the coding sequence ATGTTTAAGAAACTGTCAAATAACGTTTCAATGAATGTAAAACAATGGGTAAGTCATATTATTGTGATTGTATTTTTTGCATCACTTTCCATTGTGGCGTATAACAGCATCAATCATTTAAAGGAAGATATTCAGAATATAGGAAAAACACAACTTCCTAAGACAGAACTAATTGGAAATATGCGGGAAGAAGTAACCGGTATCCATCGCTATGTGAATCAGCATGCGTTTCTCCGTGACACAGCGGAGAAATCAGCAACAGAAAATTATATTAGAGAAAAAACCCTAAAGGTAAGAAAAGATATTAAAGAGATGGAAAAAATGCCTCTTCCTAGTGATAATAAAAAGTTATTGAATGATTTCAGTAAAAGTTTTGAGCAATACGTTGCCATTATTCCATCTTTAATAGAAGAATCGAAAAATAATGATTATGATGCGCTTCACGACAAATTGGACGATTTAAAGGTTCGGGGAGATAACGCAACAGCAGCCCTTAATACATTCGCAAATAATTCTCGTGAACATACCAATACGGCAGTCAAAGATGCCGAAAATAATTCGGCAGCCTATATTAAAGAAATTCTCATGGTATCCATTATTGCAGGACTATTCAGCATCATGGTTTCCTTCTTTATGACAAAACTAATTGCCCGCTCTGTAAAAGAGGTGGAGAACAATGTGGATAGAACGATGACTTCCATTTCTGAAATCAAGAAATCAATCGATGAATCTGCTGCAAGTTCACAGGACCTTGATACCCGGATGAAAAAGACCAATGATTCAGTTAGTGAATTGGTGTCATCGATTCAGCAGGTAGCAGGCAACACCAATATGACCTCATCAAGTGTGGATGAAATTTCAGCAGCAATTGAAGAAATGAGTGTGTCGGTTAATTTAGTAGCAGGGAACGCCAATCTTTTATCTGTTTCTGCAGAGGAAACTTCCTCGGCCATCCAAGAAATGATGGCTTCCATTGAGCAAGTGGCTGGCAGCGCCGGTACGGTTGGGGCAAGTGTTGAACAAATCTCAGCGGCGATTGAGGAAATGAGCAAATCGATAAAAGGTGTATACGAAAGTGCGGAGAATATAAACGGTACGGCAGATCAGACATCAAAAGCCGTAACGGATATTGTTACCTCCATTCGAAAAGTGGCAGAGAGTGTACAAACGGTTAATGAGCTCAGCTCTTCTGTAAAAAATGATGCGGTTGAGGGGACATCTTCATTAAATGAAACATTAAATGGCATGAAGGAGATTTCATATGTCATCAATCATGCAAGTGGTGTGATTGAAAGCCTTGGAAAAAGCTCCGAAGAAATTGGCAGCATTATTAAGGTGATCGATGATATCGCAGAACAAACAAACCTATTGGCACTAAATGCAGCGATTGAAGCAGCAAGAGCCGGGGAACATGGAAAAGGGTTTGCCGTTGTCGCGGATGAAGTTCGTAAACTTGCGGAACGTTCTGCAAAAGCGACAAAAGAAATTGCTATCCGCATCAAAGGAATTCAACAGGAGACAGCGGTTGCCGTTACATCGATACAAGATGGTTCAGATAAAGTAAGAGTAGGAAATGAATTAGCTGAAAAAACAAATCAGGCCATTCAAAAGATTTACCAGGGAATTATTGAAGTAACAGAAGAAATGAACCAAATTGCCAACGAAACGGATGAACAAACAAAGAATAGCGAGTATTTTGAGAGAGCCGTTGAGTTTACGATGAAGCGGACGACAGAAATGGCTTATTCCACAAAAGAACAATCGATCACCGCAGAGGAAATCGTAAAAGGAATTTTTGAAATTCAAGAACAAGTGCAACAAATTATTATTGCGACAGGTGAGGAAGCAGATGGTGCCCGTGCGATTGTTACGGCAGTTGAAAATGTAACCAACCAATCCAATTCAGTAACAAATGCAACGAAGGAACAAGCCCTGACATCTGAAGAAATTGTCCGAAATATTAATAGTATCAAAGAAATGGTTGACCAAATGACGGTCGCTACCGCCAACCAGGCGAAATATGGCGAAGAGATTGCATCAGAAGTTGAGCATGTTATTGAGCAGAGTGCAGAATTATCCTCTGGAATGGAAATGCAAGCGAAAGAAGTGAAAGAAGTGGTCACAGCCATTTCAAACGTTAAAGAAGAGGTTGAAAAACTAAGTTAA
- a CDS encoding EAL domain-containing protein: MRHTYETSHLETDLKKALEREEFLLNYQPKLNLISGKIMGVEALIRWQHPNKGLIPPLDFIPFAEESGLIIPMGEWVLRTACLQNKAWQDAGYTPIVMSVNLSIRQLGQPAFVDVVRDILNKTELSPEYLELEITESMMADTELVLPIIRELKSLGLQISLDDFGTGFSSLFYLKEFPISKIKIDQSFIRNCTSNSNNTTIVKTIIAMAHQLKMGVIAEGIESKDQLNFLQENLCNQGQGYLFSKPLPPEELIHFFNDIEEFIDREGILQGQMNKNITDEMMENASQEFFSTAIEKKQMEESLQRIKAKMLLIENKLLKFTQDLSNPLFSIKKLIQKLEIESPISSENLLDEVQRIEQILHEVLTIAQSDNSG, from the coding sequence GTGCGACATACATATGAAACATCTCATTTAGAAACCGATCTAAAGAAAGCGCTTGAACGAGAGGAATTCCTACTCAATTATCAGCCGAAATTAAATTTAATTTCTGGTAAAATTATGGGTGTGGAGGCACTGATCCGTTGGCAGCATCCGAACAAGGGACTCATCCCACCGCTTGATTTTATTCCATTTGCGGAGGAATCAGGACTTATTATCCCCATGGGAGAATGGGTTTTACGGACTGCATGCTTGCAAAATAAGGCATGGCAGGATGCAGGCTACACGCCAATCGTCATGTCTGTGAATCTCTCTATTCGTCAACTTGGTCAGCCTGCATTTGTTGATGTTGTTCGTGATATATTAAACAAAACAGAGCTTTCACCGGAATATTTAGAGCTAGAGATTACGGAAAGTATGATGGCAGATACAGAATTAGTTCTACCGATCATAAGGGAACTTAAAAGCCTCGGTTTGCAAATAAGTTTGGATGACTTTGGAACAGGATTTAGTTCACTTTTTTACTTGAAGGAATTTCCTATTAGTAAAATAAAAATAGATCAATCATTTATCAGAAATTGTACGTCCAATTCCAATAATACCACGATCGTGAAAACGATTATTGCCATGGCCCATCAATTAAAAATGGGTGTCATTGCGGAAGGAATTGAATCAAAGGATCAACTCAACTTTTTACAGGAAAATCTGTGTAATCAAGGACAGGGATACTTATTTAGTAAACCATTACCCCCAGAAGAATTGATACATTTCTTTAATGATATTGAGGAATTTATTGATCGGGAAGGGATTCTTCAAGGGCAAATGAATAAAAATATTACGGATGAAATGATGGAAAACGCCTCGCAGGAATTTTTTAGTACAGCAATTGAAAAAAAACAAATGGAAGAATCTTTACAACGTATTAAGGCAAAAATGTTATTGATTGAAAACAAGCTTCTCAAATTTACGCAGGATTTGAGTAATCCTCTTTTTTCTATTAAGAAATTGATTCAGAAATTAGAAATAGAATCACCCATTTCTTCTGAGAATCTACTAGATGAAGTTCAGCGGATCGAACAAATATTACATGAGGTATTAACAATTGCGCAAAGTGATAATAGCGGCTAA
- a CDS encoding sensor domain-containing diguanylate cyclase, with amino-acid sequence MTLNESSNELFQSIVEENPDAVLVFSVDGRIVQLNRRAVEILGYTVEEAQGIHFRRVIVSKQKKVFAHFKKAVQGIPYKEEIDAYHKKGNVLHLQVKCIPLKSQHKIICYFCIVKDLTEFYKAKDSLRDSERRYRLLADNSLDLIQLLNLDGVVTYASPSHKTVLGYNAEEYIGKWVLHQPDGVVDEGFKDTFVNMVLTQKAFTREIHRIHPSGYDVWLELKGTPMFDEDGNFQHMMLVGREITERKNYQKELEFLSFHDALTGVPNRRLFKEKLEQALKEGKRYNRKFAVLFIDLDHFKRINDTYGHDIGDELLLEFSLRVKNQLRETDTLARHGGDEFTIILSELIDEEDALIIAKRILASLKEPWKFGEHVIQMTLSMGIAFYPTDGTTSDELLKHADNALYVVKESGRNNVQIYSRLTEDLS; translated from the coding sequence ATGACACTTAATGAAAGTTCTAATGAACTATTCCAATCTATTGTGGAGGAAAATCCCGATGCAGTACTTGTTTTTTCAGTAGATGGAAGAATTGTTCAGTTAAATCGAAGGGCAGTGGAAATACTTGGCTACACGGTTGAGGAAGCTCAAGGGATTCACTTCCGGAGGGTAATCGTTTCTAAACAAAAAAAGGTATTTGCTCACTTTAAAAAAGCAGTGCAAGGAATACCGTATAAGGAAGAAATCGATGCCTATCACAAAAAGGGGAATGTTTTGCACCTACAAGTAAAGTGCATTCCATTAAAGTCTCAACATAAGATCATCTGCTATTTTTGTATCGTGAAAGATTTAACAGAATTTTATAAGGCGAAGGATTCACTAAGAGATAGCGAAAGAAGATACCGGCTTCTAGCTGATAATTCGCTAGATTTAATCCAATTGCTTAATTTAGATGGTGTGGTCACATATGCCTCACCTTCACACAAGACGGTATTGGGTTATAATGCAGAAGAATATATCGGAAAATGGGTGCTTCATCAGCCAGATGGCGTTGTGGATGAAGGCTTTAAAGATACGTTTGTCAACATGGTTCTTACCCAGAAAGCATTTACACGTGAAATCCATCGCATCCATCCATCGGGATATGATGTGTGGCTGGAGTTGAAAGGGACACCCATGTTTGATGAGGACGGAAACTTTCAACATATGATGTTGGTGGGGCGTGAAATTACGGAACGGAAAAACTACCAAAAGGAATTGGAGTTCTTAAGTTTCCATGATGCGTTAACAGGTGTTCCCAACAGAAGACTTTTTAAGGAAAAATTAGAGCAGGCCCTTAAAGAAGGGAAGCGGTACAACCGAAAATTTGCTGTCCTGTTTATTGATTTGGATCATTTTAAACGAATTAATGATACCTATGGTCATGATATTGGCGATGAACTCTTATTGGAATTTTCGCTGCGAGTAAAAAATCAACTGCGTGAAACCGATACATTGGCGCGTCATGGCGGTGATGAGTTTACCATCATCCTATCTGAGCTGATTGATGAAGAGGATGCACTCATTATTGCGAAACGAATTCTTGCTTCATTAAAGGAACCATGGAAATTCGGGGAGCATGTGATACAAATGACATTAAGTATGGGCATTGCTTTTTATCCGACTGATGGCACCACTAG